CAACATTTATTTGAACGGCGAAAAGATCGCTCGGGATGACGAGGTCCAGATGCCGACGATAAACACAATGGGGTTGACTCTCGATTATGCCGCCGATCCGAAACATGAAGGTCTGTGTACGGCCAAGTCTCATCTGACCGGGGAGAAGATCAATCGATTCTGCCATATCCATCAGGGCAAGGAGGATCTGCACAGGAAGCAGGATATGACCCGGCTCCTCTGTCAGGTGGCCGGAGGTTGCATTCAGCGGTGCATGGGAATCGATGCGACCAACGCCATCTATAACGTTTCTTATGAGGCCGACAAGCAGAACAAAGGAGCCACCCAATACCATCAGAACTTTGTCAAATGGCTGGAGAGATTCCAGAAAGAAGACCTGGTCGGCTGTTGCGCCCAGACGGACGTCAAAGGCGACCGGATGAAGCGGCCCAGCGAGCAGAAAGACCCGGATCTTTATGTCCGTATGGTGGAGAGGAAGAGCGATGGGATCGTGGTCCGGGGCTCCAAGTTGCATATCTCGGAGGCTTCTGTGGCTGACGAGATTCTGGTCGTTCCCACACGCGCGCTTCTTCCGGAGGAGAAGGATTGGGCTCTGGCCTTTGCTGTCCCCGCAGACTGGGAAGGGCTGAAGCAGGTGGTCTCCGTGCATAACCTCCGGGATCGGCAACACTTCAAAAGGGGTTTTACTCCGGGCTATACCGACTCTTATGTCATCTTTGACAATTGCTTCATTCCGTGGGAGCGAGTCTTCCTCTGCGGAGAAACAATTTATGGCGGAGCATGCGCCTTACTGTTTGCCCTCTTCCATCGCCATAGCTACTCCGGCTGTAAACCGGCTCTGGGGGATCTAATGCTCGGGGCAGTGGCATTGGCCGCAGAATATAATGGCATCACAAAAGCGCCGCACGTTCGGGATAAATTGGCTGAGATCATACGGGTATCCGAGCTGGGTTATGCGGCCGGATTTACGGCTTCGGAATTGGGAAAACCAGAGCTCTATGTCCCCGGCGTGGGATTTATCCCGTTCGGCCCGGGAAGTTACATCCCTCATTCCATCTATGCCAACGTGGGGCGATGCTTGACCGGCGAAGCGGTCTATCGTGAGGCAGAGATTCTTTGCGACATCGCCGGCGGTATTCCGGCCACCTTCCCCTATGAGGAAGATTTTGTAAACCCTGAGACCAGGGACCTTCTCTACAAATACATCACCCGCAACCCTGCTATTCACCCGGAAGATGCCGCCCAGTTATGGCGCTACATCGGCGATATCCTCTGCTCTGCCAGCGGAGGAATTCATCTGATGGGATCGTATCACGGGGGCGGGTCTCCCGTCATGGAGGCCATTGCAATTACAACGCAGTATGACATCGAGGCCAGAAAGAAGATGGTGAAGAAGTTGGCAGGGATTCAGGACAGAAAGCCGAATCCATAAACCCCGTTAGAAATTCCAGCGGGCCTGAGCCACTCCCGACCTGCCGCGACGGTGCGCGAGCACGGCGGGAGTGGCTCAGGCCACGCAGGCGGGGTATTACTTCTAACGGGGTAAAGGGAGACAAGGATGCGATACGAAGAGATTGAACTGATCCGGGAGGAAGAGATTGCCTTGATTTATCTGAACAGGCCCAAGGCGCTCAATGCCCTGAGTGAGACGATGAAGAATGAGCTGATCCATGCGCTTAAAGAAACAGAAGACGATGATGACATTCGGGTTCTGATTCTCACCGGACGGGGCCGGGGTTTCTGTGCAGGCGCCGATCTGAATCGATTTATA
Above is a genomic segment from Candidatus Eisenbacteria bacterium containing:
- a CDS encoding 4-hydroxyphenylacetate 3-hydroxylase N-terminal domain-containing protein, which gives rise to NIYLNGEKIARDDEVQMPTINTMGLTLDYAADPKHEGLCTAKSHLTGEKINRFCHIHQGKEDLHRKQDMTRLLCQVAGGCIQRCMGIDATNAIYNVSYEADKQNKGATQYHQNFVKWLERFQKEDLVGCCAQTDVKGDRMKRPSEQKDPDLYVRMVERKSDGIVVRGSKLHISEASVADEILVVPTRALLPEEKDWALAFAVPADWEGLKQVVSVHNLRDRQHFKRGFTPGYTDSYVIFDNCFIPWERVFLCGETIYGGACALLFALFHRHSYSGCKPALGDLMLGAVALAAEYNGITKAPHVRDKLAEIIRVSELGYAAGFTASELGKPELYVPGVGFIPFGPGSYIPHSIYANVGRCLTGEAVYREAEILCDIAGGIPATFPYEEDFVNPETRDLLYKYITRNPAIHPEDAAQLWRYIGDILCSASGGIHLMGSYHGGGSPVMEAIAITTQYDIEARKKMVKKLAGIQDRKPNP
- a CDS encoding enoyl-CoA hydratase/isomerase family protein — encoded protein: MRYEEIELIREEEIALIYLNRPKALNALSETMKNELIHALKETEDDDDIRVLILTGRGRGFCAGADLNRFIEAQKEDGDQKRKFKFGSLDFPRAFIQYPKPIIAAINGP